The following proteins come from a genomic window of Gossypium raimondii isolate GPD5lz chromosome 5, ASM2569854v1, whole genome shotgun sequence:
- the LOC105769811 gene encoding beta-galactosidase 5, whose product METSSVSKLLIFFFTAFLASSKLIQCSITYDKKAILINGQRRILISGSIHYPRSTPEMWEDLIKKAKDGGLDVIDTYVFWNGHEPSPGNYNFEGRYDLVRFIKTVQKLGLYVHLRIGPYICAEWNFGGFPVWLKYVPGISFRTDNEPFKRAMQGFTQKIVQMMKNEKLFASQGGPIILSQIENEYGPESRALGAAGHAYINWAAKMAVELNTGVPWVMCKEDDAPDPVINACNGFYCDGFSPNKPYKPTMWTEAWSGWFTEFGGPIHHRPVQDLAFGVARFIQKGGSYVNYYMYHGGTNFGRTAGGPFITTSYDYDAPIDEYGLIRQPKYDHLKELHRAIKLCEHALVSSDPTVTSLGTYHQAHVFSSRQGGCAAFLSNFHMKSAARVTFNNRHYDLPPWSISILPDCKNVAFNTALVGVKTSRIQMLPANTKMFPWEAYDEDISSLGASSRITAPGLLEQMNVTRDNSDYLWYTTSVDISPSESFLRGGQKPTLNVDSAGHALHVFVNGQFSGSAYGTRENRRFTYTGPVNLHAGTNHIALLSVAVGLPNDGLHFETWKTGIQSVLLHGLNQGKKDLTWQKWSYQVGLRGEAMNLVSPHGASSVEWIRGEWIRGSLAARSRQSMTWYKTYFNAPGGNEPLALDMRSMGKGQVWINGQSLGRYWMAYAKGNCGTCSYLGTFRTTKCQSGCDQPTQRWYHVPRSWLKPTKNLLVVFEELGGDVSKISLVRRSVL is encoded by the exons ATGGAAACTAGCTCAGTTTCCAAGCTGttgattttcttcttcacaGCCTTTTTAGCGAGTTCTAAGCTAATCCAGTGCAGCATTACCTATGATAAGAAAGCCATTCTCATCAATGGACAAAGGAGAATCCTCATCTCCGGCTCCATTCATTATCCCAGAAGCACTCCTGAG ATGTGGGAGGATCTTATTAAGAAAGCTAAAGATGGAGGCTTGGATGTCATAGACACATATGTCTTTTGGAATGGCCATGAACCTTCTCCTGGCAAT tATAATTTCGAGGGAAGATATGATCTTGTACGGTTTATCAAGACAGTGCAAAAACTCGGACTATATGTTCATCTTCGCATTGGACCTTATATTTGTGCAGAATGGAATTTTGG AGGATTTCCTGTTTGGCTAAAGTATGTTCCTGGTATCAGCTTCAGAACTGATAATGAGCCCTTCAAG AGGGCGATGCAAGGATTTACCCAGAAAATTGTACAAATGATGAAGAATGAAAAACTTTTTGCGTCGCAAGGTGGCCCCATCATCTTGTCTCAG ATTGAAAATGAATATGGACCTGAGAGTAGGGCACTTGGAGCAGCTGGTCATGCATACATTAATTGGGCTGCAAAAATGGCTGTTGAACTTAATACAGGGGTCCCATGGGTAATGTGCAAGGAAGATGACGCCCCAGACCCTGTG ATAAATGCGTGTAATGGCTTTTACTGTGATGGATTCTCACCCAACAAACCTTACAAGCCCACCATGTGGACCGAGGCTTGGAGTGGCTG GTTTACAGAATTTGGTGGCCCAATTCACCACCGCCCGGTTCAAGACCTGGCGTTTGGCGTTGCTCGTTTCATACAAAAGGGTGGCTCATATGTTAATTATTACATG TACCATGGAGGAACCAACTTTGGACGGACTGCTGGAGGACCGTTTATTACAACCAGTTACGACTATGATGCTCCAATCGATGAATATG GTTTAATCCGACAGCCTAAATACGATCATCTGAAGGAGCTTCATAGGGCTATTAAGCTATGTGAACATGCTTTAGTTTCCTCAGATCCTACTGTTACTTCCTTAGGAACCTATCATCAA GCCCATGTATTCTCTTCAAGGCAAGGAGGCTGTGCTgcttttctctcaaatttccatATGAAATCTGCTGCAAGGGTGACGTTTAATAACAGGCACTACGATTTGCCCCCTTGGTCTATTAGCATTCTTCCGGATTGCAAAAATGTGGCGTTTAACACTGCATTA GTTGGAGTTAAAACCTCACGGATTCAAATGCTGCCAGCAAACACCAAGATGTTCCCATGGGAGGCTTATGATGAAGACATTTCTTCTCTAGGAGCAAGTTCAAGAATCACAGCTCCTGGACTCTTGGAGCAAATGAATGTTACCAGAGATAATAGTGACTACCTGTGGTACACAACCAG TGTTGACATTAGTCCATCAGAATCGTTTCTGCGAGGAGGACAAAAACCCACTCTCAATGTGGATTCAGCTGGCCATGCTCTTCATGTTTTTGTCAACGGACAGTTTTCAG GGTCAGCATATGGAACTAGGGAAAACAGGAGATTCACATATACAGGACCAGTGAACCTACATGCTGGAACAAATCACATTGCACTCCTCAGCGTAGCTGTTGGATTGCCG AATGATGGACTGCATTTCGAGACATGGAAAACTGGAATCCAAAGTGTATTGTTGCATGGCCTTAACCAAGGAAAGAAGGATTTGACGTGGCAGAAATGGTCATACCAG GTTGGCTTAAGAGGAGAAGCAATGAATTTGGTCTCTCCCCATGGAGCCTCGTCTGTTGAATGGATTCGAGGTGAATGGATTCGAGGTTCACTAGCTGCACGGAGCCGGCAGTCTATGACATGGTATAAG ACGTATTTCAATGCCCCAGGAGGTAATGAACCATTGGCTTTGGATATGCGGAGTATGGGAAAGGGTCAAGTATGGATTAATGGACAAAGCTTAGGAAGATATTGGATGGCTTATGCAAAGGGTAACTGCGGTACTTGTAGTTACTTGGGGACATTCCGAACTACAAAGTGCCAGAGTGGTTGTGACCAGCCAACCCAAAGATG GTACCACGTTCCAAGATCATGGCTAAAGCCAACAAAAAATTTGTTGGTAGTCTTTGAAGAACTTGGTGGAGATGTATCAAAAATATCTCTTGTGAGGAGATCAGTTTTATAA
- the LOC128040994 gene encoding thioredoxin H1-like has protein sequence MLQIPYIKELQAESEGKTTVEEGQVISCHTVESWKEQLQLAEESKKLVVVHFTASWSGTCHVIAPVLADLAKKLPNVTYLKVDVDELKTVAEEWNVEAMPTFIYLKEGNLIDKVVGAKKDELQQRIVLTNLVHKYEIELVFYCFNFVSETRIS, from the exons ATGTTACAAATTCCCTATATAAAGGAATTGCAAGCA GAATCAGAGGGAAAAACAACGGTGGAAGAGGGACAAGTAATCAGCTGCCACACTGTTGAGTCATGGAAAGAGCAGCTTCAGTTGGCTGAAGAGTCCAAGAAACTGGT CGTGGTGCATTTTACAGCTTCATGGAGCGGGACATGTCATGTTATTGCACCAGTCCTGGCAGATCTTGCTAAGAAGCTGCCTAATGTAACATACTTGAAGGTGGATGTGGATGAATTGAAG ACCGTGGCGGAGGAATGGAATGTGGAGGCCATGCCAACTTTTATCTATCTCAAAGAAGGCAATTTGATTGACAAAGTTGTGGGGGCAAAGAAAGATGAGTTGCAACAGAGAATAGTCTTGACCAACTTGGTGCACAAGTATGAAATAGAACTTGTATTCTACTGCTTCAACTTTGTTTCTGAAACTAGAATATCATAA